One Sphingomonas sp. KR3-1 DNA segment encodes these proteins:
- a CDS encoding IS1595 family transposase, with translation MSKAPTLRQFQARFPTEEACLDHLFQVRYGTDFHCPKCGREAKFTRIVKRRAYQCQWCAHQVYPTAGTPFDRTRTPLRDWFFVMFQFCSSRNGVAAKEVERQLGVTYKTAWRMCHQIREYMGEIDGNGPIGGDGKLVEIDETFVGGRLDRGHRGGDPAEGKAIVFGMLERDGEIVTRVIPNRTRGTVFPLIKGTVQARTEIHTDEYRTYLTIGNMPGMAYTHKSVNHRGGEYVSPQGATVNAIEGFWAQLKRGINGTHIHVSAKHLPKYLGEFEYRWNMRDRPHEMLDRLMVSFVR, from the coding sequence ATGAGTAAGGCACCCACTCTTCGCCAGTTCCAAGCACGCTTTCCGACTGAGGAAGCGTGCCTCGACCACCTGTTTCAGGTTCGGTATGGAACGGACTTCCATTGCCCGAAGTGCGGGCGCGAGGCGAAGTTCACCCGCATCGTGAAGCGCCGGGCTTACCAGTGCCAATGGTGCGCCCATCAGGTTTACCCGACTGCGGGAACACCCTTTGACCGCACTCGCACGCCGCTGCGTGATTGGTTCTTCGTGATGTTCCAGTTCTGCTCTTCGCGGAACGGCGTGGCCGCCAAGGAAGTCGAGCGCCAGCTAGGCGTCACCTACAAGACGGCTTGGCGCATGTGCCACCAGATCAGGGAATACATGGGCGAAATCGACGGCAACGGCCCGATTGGTGGTGATGGCAAGCTGGTGGAGATCGACGAGACGTTCGTAGGTGGGCGCCTAGATCGCGGTCACCGTGGTGGCGATCCAGCAGAAGGTAAGGCTATCGTATTCGGTATGCTTGAGCGCGACGGCGAAATCGTCACCCGCGTTATCCCGAACCGCACGCGCGGCACTGTCTTCCCGCTCATCAAAGGAACGGTGCAGGCCCGCACCGAAATCCATACCGATGAGTACCGGACCTATCTCACTATCGGGAACATGCCTGGGATGGCCTACACGCATAAGAGCGTGAACCACCGTGGCGGTGAATACGTTTCGCCCCAAGGCGCCACGGTGAACGCAATTGAAGGTTTCTGGGCCCAGCTAAAGCGCGGTATCAATGGCACCCATATTCACGTCAGCGCCAAGCATCTCCCGAAGTACCTCGGAGAGTTCGAATACCGCTGGAATATGCGCGACCGTCCGCACGAAATGTTGGATCGGCTGATGGTATCTTTTGTGCGGTAA
- the ettA gene encoding energy-dependent translational throttle protein EttA, whose protein sequence is MAAQYAFVMKDMTKTFPGAPKPVLSNINLQFYQGAKIGIVGPNGAGKSTLMKIMAGVDKDFTGEAWPGENITVGYLQQEPELDPTKSVLENVKDGARETADLVERFNAISAEMGDPKDDTDFDALMEEMGELQTKIDAVDGWTLDNQLEVAMEALRCPPGDWPVDNLSGGEKRRIALTRLLIQKPSILLLDEPTNHLDAESVQWLEHHLKEYAGAVLMITHDRYFLDNVVGWILEIDRGKYFPYEGNYSTYLEKKAKRLEQEDREESSRQTAIKNELEWIRQGAKGRQTKSKARIAKFDQLVESQQNRKPTGAQIVIQVPERLGGKVIEVENISKAYGDKLLFENLSFTLPAGGIVGVIGPNGAGKSTLFKMITGQETPDEGTIEMGSTVRLGYVDQSRDHLDDKKNVWEEISGGHDYMKVNGHDASTRAYVGAFNFKGADQQKNVGKLSGGERNRVNIAKMLKRGGNVLLLDEPTNDLDVETLGALEEAIENFAGCAVVISHDRFFLDRLATHILAFEGNSHVEWFEGNFEAYEEDKRRRLGDAADRPTALSYKKLTR, encoded by the coding sequence GTGGCCGCCCAATACGCCTTCGTCATGAAGGACATGACCAAGACCTTCCCCGGCGCTCCCAAGCCGGTGCTGAGCAACATCAACCTGCAATTCTACCAGGGTGCCAAGATCGGCATCGTCGGCCCCAACGGCGCCGGCAAGTCGACCCTGATGAAGATCATGGCGGGCGTCGACAAGGATTTCACCGGTGAGGCATGGCCGGGCGAGAACATCACCGTCGGCTATCTGCAGCAGGAGCCGGAGCTCGATCCCACGAAGAGCGTCCTCGAGAACGTCAAGGACGGCGCTCGCGAGACCGCCGACCTCGTCGAGCGCTTCAACGCGATCTCGGCCGAGATGGGCGATCCCAAGGACGACACCGATTTCGACGCGCTGATGGAGGAGATGGGCGAACTCCAGACCAAGATCGACGCGGTCGATGGCTGGACGCTCGACAACCAGCTCGAAGTCGCGATGGAAGCGCTACGCTGCCCGCCGGGCGACTGGCCGGTCGACAACCTGTCGGGCGGTGAGAAGCGCCGCATCGCGCTCACCCGGCTGCTGATCCAGAAGCCGTCGATCCTGCTGCTCGACGAACCGACCAACCACCTCGATGCCGAGAGCGTCCAGTGGCTCGAGCACCACCTCAAGGAATATGCCGGCGCGGTGCTGATGATCACCCACGACCGCTACTTCCTCGACAACGTGGTGGGCTGGATCCTCGAGATCGATCGCGGCAAGTATTTCCCGTACGAGGGCAATTACTCGACCTATCTGGAGAAGAAGGCCAAGCGCCTCGAGCAGGAGGACCGCGAGGAATCGAGCCGCCAGACAGCGATCAAGAACGAGCTCGAATGGATCCGGCAGGGCGCCAAGGGCCGCCAGACCAAGTCAAAGGCGCGTATCGCCAAGTTCGACCAGCTGGTTGAATCGCAGCAGAACCGCAAGCCGACCGGCGCCCAGATCGTCATCCAGGTGCCCGAGCGCCTGGGCGGCAAGGTGATCGAAGTGGAGAACATCTCCAAGGCCTATGGCGACAAGCTGCTGTTCGAGAATCTCTCGTTCACGCTGCCGGCCGGCGGCATCGTCGGCGTGATCGGCCCGAACGGCGCCGGCAAGTCGACTTTGTTCAAGATGATCACCGGCCAGGAAACGCCCGACGAGGGCACGATCGAAATGGGCTCGACCGTCCGTCTGGGCTATGTCGACCAGAGCCGCGATCACCTCGACGACAAGAAGAACGTCTGGGAGGAAATCTCGGGCGGTCACGATTACATGAAGGTCAATGGCCACGACGCCTCGACCCGCGCCTATGTGGGCGCGTTCAACTTCAAGGGCGCCGACCAGCAGAAGAATGTCGGCAAGCTCTCGGGCGGCGAGCGCAACCGCGTCAACATCGCCAAGATGCTCAAGCGCGGCGGCAACGTGCTGCTGCTCGACGAGCCGACCAACGATCTCGACGTCGAGACGCTGGGCGCGCTGGAGGAAGCGATCGAGAATTTCGCGGGCTGCGCCGTGGTCATCAGCCACGATCGCTTCTTCCTCGATCGTCTCGCCACGCACATCCTCGCTTTCGAAGGCAACAGCCATGTCGAATGGTTCGAAGGCAATTTCGAAGCCTATGAGGAAGACAAGCGCCGTCGCCTGGGCGATGCCGCCGATCGTCCGACCGCGCTGTCGTACAAGAAGCTGACGCGCTGA